In Flammeovirgaceae bacterium 311, one DNA window encodes the following:
- a CDS encoding hypothetical protein (COG0745 Response regulators consisting of a CheY-like receiver domain and a winged-helix DNA-binding domain), whose amino-acid sequence MKKTLLSLCILLACLITYAQEVPVLVKDIIPGSKSGFGNYLYKDFKVFVTTEEAFYFYINDTDGISFWRSDGSSQGTLPLVKFPRNAALDSVILSLETSIRAAAIGNTVYFVGWDETHGVELWETDGTGAGTKLAMDIVPGTHGSNPSYLSNFGGKLLFLAYEYDEEINRYSYIRINDITAQSSTRIMKLFPYDSYMGNFFTLSSKYAFFSYSNIETGTEIWRTDGTTAGTFLLKDIYTGRTGSDPYKLNVIKDLFYFNAHNVENGREHWVSDGTVEGTQLLKDLAPGSISSNPSAFTQAGGKRFFTASAPDGSSYNNLYVTDGTTEGTLHLGDQNVGSRIDFQHKLFFTNWKTNKIKTTFGAPEDIQLLAELPGNDPEFILSTDTVLFFKVFTSTSGNELWRTNGTLEGTFIVDDINPGNASSSPIHAFKHKGEIFFLAHDGIHGHELWKIVHPTKLVSGKVYLDTNKNGSEQADEPGLCNQKLLIMPGNIEVYTNIHGKFNWSGAPGKYTVQVLPTEDWQLSGDSDIYEIIVPGTNQVTFGLTQTTPKPAIDIQLTSSAPSRCGFEVVYWLDYVNKGNVLVNGEILLDINPEIILIESTPAPVINDNGKLRWNLQNLQPTQQKKILLRLRMPGVDAMGDTLKFRSQANISGTNISARDTLEQVITCAYDPNDKQVKPAGIEEEHYTLKNSWLDYTIRFQNTGTDTAFTVVLRDTLDIGLDLTTLQILGSSHSMQASRKANAMEFMFDNILLPDSTTNEPLSHGYVRYRIKAKAGVAENTVVENKAYIFFDFNPAIVTNTTFNTLVTTLPQREVTGIQEQERKLKVFPNPTEGTINLQAQAPIEEVLVYNQMGQLIHQQVFKNPKPEQNISIAYYPPGIYLVRVRAGKSHFQQKLVKH is encoded by the coding sequence ATGAAGAAAACTTTACTCTCTCTCTGCATACTTCTGGCATGCCTTATTACCTATGCGCAGGAGGTGCCAGTTCTAGTAAAAGATATAATCCCAGGTTCTAAAAGCGGGTTTGGTAATTACTTATACAAAGACTTCAAGGTATTCGTAACTACGGAAGAGGCATTCTACTTCTATATCAATGATACAGATGGAATAAGCTTCTGGCGTAGTGACGGCAGCAGCCAAGGAACCCTCCCACTTGTAAAGTTTCCACGAAATGCTGCTCTGGATTCTGTAATTTTATCACTCGAAACAAGCATAAGAGCTGCCGCCATTGGCAATACAGTTTATTTTGTTGGCTGGGACGAAACTCATGGGGTGGAGCTATGGGAAACGGATGGAACTGGTGCAGGTACAAAACTTGCGATGGATATTGTACCAGGAACCCATGGCTCTAACCCAAGCTATCTCTCTAACTTCGGGGGAAAGCTTCTGTTCCTTGCATATGAATATGATGAAGAGATAAACAGGTATTCTTATATCCGCATCAATGACATAACCGCTCAAAGCAGTACCCGTATTATGAAGCTGTTTCCCTATGACTCCTACATGGGCAATTTTTTTACCTTATCTAGCAAATATGCATTCTTCTCGTACTCCAATATTGAAACCGGTACTGAGATATGGAGAACAGATGGAACAACTGCCGGCACTTTCTTATTGAAAGATATTTATACAGGAAGAACGGGATCAGATCCATATAAGTTAAATGTTATTAAAGATCTGTTCTATTTTAACGCCCATAATGTCGAAAATGGACGTGAACATTGGGTAAGTGATGGCACAGTTGAAGGCACTCAGTTGCTAAAAGACCTGGCTCCGGGTAGTATTAGTTCTAATCCATCTGCATTTACACAAGCTGGCGGAAAAAGATTTTTCACGGCCAGTGCTCCTGACGGGAGTTCTTATAATAATTTATATGTGACTGATGGCACTACTGAGGGCACCCTTCATCTGGGTGACCAGAATGTAGGTTCTAGAATAGACTTTCAACATAAACTTTTCTTCACTAACTGGAAGACCAATAAAATTAAAACAACATTTGGCGCTCCCGAAGATATTCAACTGCTTGCAGAACTACCCGGCAATGATCCAGAATTCATTCTCTCTACTGATACTGTTCTTTTTTTCAAGGTCTTCACCAGCACATCTGGTAATGAGTTGTGGCGGACCAATGGAACTCTGGAGGGAACTTTCATAGTAGATGATATAAATCCCGGAAACGCTTCCTCTTCGCCTATTCACGCCTTCAAGCATAAAGGAGAAATATTCTTTCTGGCTCATGACGGCATTCATGGTCATGAACTCTGGAAGATTGTTCATCCTACAAAGCTAGTGTCCGGTAAAGTTTACTTGGACACAAACAAGAATGGATCCGAGCAAGCCGATGAACCGGGGCTTTGTAATCAGAAACTGCTGATCATGCCTGGTAATATAGAAGTTTATACCAACATCCATGGCAAATTTAATTGGTCTGGCGCTCCTGGTAAATACACAGTACAGGTACTCCCCACTGAAGACTGGCAGTTATCAGGTGATTCAGATATATATGAAATTATAGTACCTGGTACTAACCAGGTCACATTTGGGCTTACACAAACTACACCTAAACCTGCGATTGACATACAGCTTACCTCCTCTGCCCCCAGCCGCTGTGGTTTTGAGGTAGTATACTGGTTAGATTATGTCAACAAAGGCAATGTTTTGGTAAATGGTGAGATACTGCTGGACATAAATCCAGAGATAATCCTTATTGAAAGTACACCAGCGCCTGTCATCAACGATAATGGTAAACTTCGCTGGAATTTGCAGAACCTACAGCCCACCCAACAGAAAAAAATTCTACTTAGACTTAGAATGCCTGGTGTTGATGCCATGGGCGATACGCTGAAGTTCCGCAGCCAGGCTAATATCAGTGGAACGAATATCTCTGCTAGAGATACACTGGAGCAGGTAATTACCTGTGCTTATGATCCTAACGATAAGCAGGTAAAGCCTGCCGGTATCGAAGAAGAACACTATACCCTCAAAAACAGCTGGCTCGATTACACCATCCGCTTCCAAAACACCGGCACCGATACGGCCTTTACTGTAGTACTAAGGGATACGCTGGATATTGGCCTGGATCTTACCACACTGCAAATACTGGGGAGCAGCCATAGCATGCAGGCCAGCAGAAAAGCTAATGCTATGGAATTCATGTTCGATAACATTTTGCTGCCAGACAGTACCACCAACGAACCCCTTAGCCATGGTTATGTGCGCTACCGCATCAAAGCAAAAGCAGGGGTGGCAGAAAATACAGTGGTGGAAAATAAGGCCTATATCTTCTTTGACTTTAACCCGGCCATCGTAACCAATACCACCTTCAATACCCTGGTTACTACCCTGCCCCAAAGGGAGGTAACCGGTATCCAGGAGCAGGAACGAAAGCTGAAGGTTTTTCCCAATCCAACAGAGGGCACCATTAACCTTCAGGCACAGGCTCCCATTGAAGAAGTGCTGGTTTACAATCAGATGGGGCAGCTGATACACCAGCAGGTTTTTAAAAATCCAAAGCCTGAACAGAACATTTCCATCGCATATTATCCACCCGGTATTTATTTAGTCAGGGTTCGGGCAGGAAAGAGCCATTTCCAGCAAAAGCTGGTTAAGCATTAG
- a CDS encoding hypothetical protein (COG1399 Predicted metal-binding, possibly nucleic acid-binding protein), which translates to MSSKKVWALYDIDIYRLPNGEHLYEMPLNDEFFSLFDFGLLEKGTGTANIQLVKTETMITVTAGVTGAVELTCDRSLEQYPHPVSLQEVLYIKYGDEEMPLEDDLLMITHNTQKINLAQFLYEIIGASLPMKKIHPDYRREDDDDEDDISEGTVVYSSSIDNEAEAESGTENEDDTVDPRWQILKNLRDN; encoded by the coding sequence ATGAGCAGTAAAAAGGTTTGGGCGCTGTATGATATAGATATATATCGGCTCCCCAATGGCGAACATCTCTATGAGATGCCACTGAACGACGAGTTCTTTTCTTTATTTGATTTTGGACTGCTGGAGAAAGGTACCGGCACTGCTAATATACAGTTAGTGAAAACTGAAACCATGATCACGGTAACTGCCGGGGTAACAGGTGCAGTAGAGCTAACCTGCGATAGAAGCCTTGAACAGTACCCCCACCCTGTATCACTGCAGGAGGTGCTATATATAAAGTATGGCGACGAAGAAATGCCTCTTGAAGATGATCTGCTGATGATCACGCATAACACCCAGAAAATTAATCTGGCACAGTTTCTATACGAGATCATTGGAGCTTCGCTGCCCATGAAGAAGATACATCCTGATTACCGCCGTGAAGACGACGATGATGAAGATGATATCAGCGAAGGCACCGTGGTATACAGCAGCAGCATTGATAATGAAGCAGAAGCTGAATCAGGAACAGAAAATGAGGATGATACAGTCGATCCTCGCTGGCAGATCCTGAAAAATTTACGTGATAACTAG
- the rpmF gene encoding 50S ribosomal protein L32 (COG0333 Ribosomal protein L32), producing MAHPKRKISKTRRDKRRTHYKAEPRNIAVCAVTGEPHLWHRAYWHEGKLYYKGQVVLEKEVLA from the coding sequence ATGGCGCATCCTAAACGCAAAATTTCCAAAACCCGCAGAGATAAGCGCAGAACGCATTATAAAGCTGAGCCACGCAACATCGCTGTTTGTGCTGTAACCGGCGAACCACACCTGTGGCACCGCGCGTACTGGCACGAGGGTAAATTGTACTACAAAGGACAGGTAGTACTGGAAAAAGAAGTACTGGCATAA
- a CDS encoding 3-oxoacyl-(acyl carrier protein) synthase III (COG0332 3-oxoacyl-[acyl-carrier-protein] synthase III), producing MSKIRAAITGVQGYVPDYVLTNQELEKMVDTTDEWITSRTGVKERHILKGDGQGTSVMGIEAVKGLLRKTRTEPSEIDLLICATVTPDMVFPATANLIADAIGAKNAFSYDIGAACSGFLYALITGSQFVESGRYKKVVIVGADKMSSIVDYTDRTTCIIFGDGAGAVMLEPSLEGFGIQDHILRSDGSGMPHLHMKAGGSRRPASVETVMAKEHFVYQEGSAVFKFAVTNMADVSAEIMEKNGLLSQDVSWLVPHQANKRIIDATATRMGVGSDRVMLNIHKYGNTTSGTIPLCLWDYEQQLKKGDNVILAAFGGGFTWGSVWVKWAYDPK from the coding sequence ATGAGCAAAATCAGAGCTGCTATTACAGGCGTACAAGGGTATGTACCCGATTATGTGCTCACCAATCAGGAACTTGAAAAAATGGTTGATACCACAGACGAGTGGATCACCAGCCGAACGGGAGTTAAAGAGCGTCATATACTAAAAGGTGACGGGCAGGGCACCTCAGTAATGGGAATAGAAGCCGTGAAAGGACTTTTAAGAAAGACCAGGACGGAACCCAGTGAAATTGACCTGCTCATTTGTGCTACGGTTACCCCTGACATGGTTTTCCCGGCAACTGCCAATCTGATTGCCGATGCCATAGGTGCTAAAAACGCCTTTAGTTACGACATTGGGGCGGCCTGCAGCGGATTTTTATATGCACTTATTACCGGTTCACAGTTTGTTGAGTCGGGCCGCTATAAAAAAGTAGTGATTGTTGGTGCTGATAAAATGTCATCTATCGTAGATTACACCGACCGTACTACCTGTATTATTTTTGGCGATGGCGCCGGGGCAGTGATGCTGGAACCTTCTTTAGAGGGCTTTGGCATTCAGGACCATATTTTACGCAGCGATGGCTCGGGCATGCCGCACCTGCACATGAAAGCTGGAGGCAGCCGCCGCCCGGCCAGTGTGGAAACGGTAATGGCAAAAGAACACTTTGTTTACCAGGAGGGATCAGCAGTTTTTAAATTTGCTGTGACCAATATGGCTGATGTATCTGCCGAGATCATGGAAAAAAACGGTCTGCTAAGTCAGGATGTTTCATGGCTGGTACCACATCAGGCTAACAAACGCATTATTGATGCTACCGCCACCCGTATGGGTGTGGGCAGCGATCGGGTAATGCTTAACATTCATAAATACGGAAACACCACCAGCGGCACCATACCCCTTTGTTTGTGGGATTATGAACAGCAGCTGAAAAAGGGAGACAATGTTATTCTGGCTGCCTTTGGTGGCGGCTTTACCTGGGGATCCGTATGGGTGAAATGGGCGTATGACCCGAAATAA
- a CDS encoding translation elongation factor p (ef-p) (COG0231 Translation elongation factor P (EF-P)/translation initiation factor 5A (eIF-5A)), translating to MASTADFRNGLTIEFNNDLYSIVEFQHVKPGKGAAFVRTKLKSVTTGKVIENTFSSGTRVTTARIEKRPHQYLYKDDYGYHFMDSETFEQVTLEESKIEAASLLKDGQGVDILYHAETETPLSCELPPFVELQVTYTEPGIRGDTATSAFKPATLETGAIIQVPLFIDQDEVIRVDTRTNSYSERVKK from the coding sequence ATGGCATCTACTGCAGATTTCCGTAACGGACTAACCATTGAATTCAATAACGACCTGTACTCGATTGTAGAGTTTCAGCACGTAAAGCCAGGCAAAGGTGCCGCTTTTGTACGCACCAAACTCAAAAGCGTTACTACCGGCAAAGTTATTGAAAACACATTCTCATCGGGTACCAGGGTTACAACCGCCCGTATTGAGAAACGTCCGCACCAGTACCTATACAAAGATGATTATGGCTACCATTTTATGGATAGCGAAACCTTTGAACAGGTAACCCTGGAAGAAAGTAAAATTGAAGCAGCCAGCCTGCTAAAAGACGGCCAGGGAGTAGATATACTCTACCACGCCGAAACAGAAACCCCGCTTAGCTGTGAGCTGCCTCCATTTGTGGAGCTGCAGGTAACTTATACTGAGCCGGGAATTAGGGGCGATACCGCAACCAGTGCCTTTAAACCTGCTACCCTGGAAACAGGTGCAATCATTCAGGTTCCACTTTTTATTGATCAGGACGAAGTGATACGGGTAGACACCCGCACCAATTCCTATTCTGAACGCGTAAAGAAATAA
- a CDS encoding biotin carboxyl carrier protein of acetyl-CoA carboxylase (COG0511 Biotin carboxyl carrier protein): protein MKPQEIQELIDFISKSGLDEVNIETSDFKIAVKKHSAAPAADSSRAAAQAPAQQALTNAPAPQAPAPQTAASTAKAAEDSASKRYKEVKSPMIGTFYRSANPDSPSFVNVGDTIKAGQTVCIIEAMKLFNEIEADFGGTIVKVLVENASPVEYDQPLFLVDPA from the coding sequence ATGAAACCACAGGAAATTCAGGAACTAATAGACTTTATCTCCAAATCAGGCCTGGATGAGGTAAATATTGAAACCAGCGACTTTAAAATAGCGGTTAAAAAACATTCTGCTGCCCCTGCAGCAGATTCTTCCCGTGCAGCCGCACAGGCACCGGCCCAGCAGGCACTTACCAATGCACCTGCGCCACAGGCTCCTGCGCCACAAACTGCTGCCAGCACTGCTAAAGCTGCAGAAGACAGCGCCAGCAAACGATACAAAGAAGTTAAATCTCCTATGATCGGTACCTTCTACCGCTCTGCCAATCCGGATTCACCTTCTTTTGTAAACGTAGGTGACACCATCAAGGCAGGACAAACGGTTTGTATCATCGAGGCCATGAAGCTTTTTAATGAAATTGAAGCTGACTTTGGTGGCACCATCGTGAAAGTACTGGTAGAGAATGCCTCTCCGGTTGAGTACGATCAGCCTCTTTTTCTGGTAGATCCTGCTTAA
- a CDS encoding acetyl-CoA carboxylase, biotin carboxylase subunit (COG0439 Biotin carboxylase): MFKKILIANRGEIALRIIRTCREMGIKTVAVYSTADRESLHVRFADEAVCIGPPPSNKSYLNIPNLIAAAEITNADAIHPGYGFLSENAEFSRVCSESGIKFIGASPEMIQKMGDKATAKATMQAAGVPTIPGSDGLINSQEQGKKVAKEVGYPIILKATAGGGGKGMRIVKEEKEFEKAWNDARQEAGAAFGNDALYLEKFVEEPRHVEIQIVGDRNGRACHLSERDCSIQRRHQKLVEETPSPIMTDELREAMGNAAIKGAEAIAYEGAGTIEFLVDKYGKFYFMEMNTRIQVEHPITEEVTDFDLIKEQIKVAAGETISGKNYYPKMFSMECRINAEDPGKGFRPSPGTITNLHLPGGHGVRVDSHVYAGYTIPPNYDSMIAKLIVSAQTREECVTRMKRALQEFVIEGVKTTIPFHIRLMDDPTFKSGMFTTKFLDTFDLEGL, from the coding sequence GTGTTCAAAAAAATACTGATAGCTAACCGGGGAGAGATTGCTCTCCGGATTATTCGCACTTGCCGGGAAATGGGCATTAAAACGGTAGCAGTGTATTCCACTGCCGATCGCGAAAGCCTGCACGTACGCTTTGCTGACGAAGCTGTGTGCATTGGCCCCCCGCCAAGCAATAAATCATACCTGAATATTCCTAACCTAATTGCAGCGGCAGAAATTACCAATGCCGATGCGATACACCCTGGTTATGGATTTCTAAGCGAGAATGCAGAGTTCAGCCGGGTTTGCAGCGAGAGCGGTATCAAGTTTATTGGTGCCAGCCCTGAGATGATCCAGAAGATGGGCGATAAAGCCACTGCCAAAGCAACCATGCAGGCAGCAGGCGTGCCTACCATCCCTGGCTCCGACGGCTTGATCAACTCCCAGGAGCAGGGCAAAAAGGTAGCCAAAGAGGTGGGCTATCCCATTATTCTGAAAGCTACTGCCGGTGGGGGTGGCAAAGGCATGCGAATCGTTAAAGAAGAAAAGGAATTTGAAAAAGCCTGGAATGATGCCCGTCAGGAAGCCGGCGCTGCCTTTGGCAACGACGCACTTTACCTGGAGAAATTCGTAGAAGAGCCCCGCCACGTAGAAATACAGATTGTAGGCGATCGTAACGGCCGTGCATGCCACCTTTCCGAACGCGACTGCTCCATTCAGCGCCGCCACCAGAAACTGGTAGAGGAAACCCCCTCTCCCATCATGACCGACGAGCTGCGCGAAGCCATGGGCAATGCTGCCATTAAAGGCGCAGAAGCCATTGCCTACGAAGGCGCCGGTACCATTGAGTTCCTGGTAGACAAGTACGGAAAGTTCTATTTCATGGAAATGAACACCCGTATTCAGGTAGAGCACCCTATTACAGAAGAAGTAACGGATTTCGACCTGATCAAAGAGCAGATTAAAGTGGCAGCCGGAGAAACCATCAGCGGTAAGAACTACTACCCGAAAATGTTCTCCATGGAGTGCCGGATTAATGCCGAAGATCCGGGCAAAGGCTTTCGCCCCAGCCCGGGCACCATTACCAACCTGCACCTGCCCGGTGGCCATGGCGTGCGGGTAGACAGCCACGTATATGCCGGCTACACCATTCCGCCCAACTATGATAGTATGATCGCCAAGCTTATTGTGAGTGCACAAACCCGTGAGGAATGTGTAACCCGCATGAAGCGCGCCCTGCAGGAGTTTGTGATCGAAGGTGTTAAAACTACCATTCCGTTCCATATTCGCCTTATGGACGACCCAACATTCAAATCAGGTATGTTTACTACCAAGTTCCTTGATACTTTCGATCTGGAAGGTTTGTAA
- a CDS encoding FAD-dependent oxidoreductase (COG0654 2-polyprenyl-6-methoxyphenol hydroxylase and related FAD-dependent oxidoreductases) produces MNKETKIAIIGGGIGGLTLALTLEHFGFNNYRVFEQAPAFKEIGAAISVWPNALRVYQQISVYDQLRPLWGEIKAAYIKTSSGSVLSQVKPQYGLPAVCMHRADLHAVLLRNIPPDHLFPNHRVQGFSQQQDGQVVIDFQQQEQQTFDLVVGADGINSVIRQRIIGDGEPLFRGYNIWRGIAALDVPQGYGSETWGRGARVGIVPIRGRQFGWWATLNETAGATDEPEGSLDKLRRIFGAWHHPIPQLFDNSPAIIKNPLGDRLPQRGWSQGRVTLLGDAAHPTTPNLGQGACMAIEGAYLLSASLHQYPSHEQAFAQYEKLHYPRTKDIVEQSLLNGKMGQLEHPLLVSLRNGVVKLMPDKLSAKMLDKYFSYDVTNVLPGSS; encoded by the coding sequence ATGAACAAAGAAACCAAGATAGCCATCATAGGTGGAGGGATAGGCGGACTGACACTGGCGCTTACGCTGGAGCATTTTGGCTTTAACAATTACAGGGTGTTTGAACAAGCTCCTGCCTTCAAAGAAATTGGTGCGGCCATAAGTGTATGGCCAAACGCACTGCGGGTGTATCAGCAGATTAGTGTGTATGATCAGCTAAGGCCACTTTGGGGCGAAATAAAAGCAGCCTATATCAAGACCAGCAGCGGAAGTGTATTAAGCCAGGTAAAGCCGCAGTATGGCTTGCCTGCAGTTTGTATGCATCGGGCAGATCTGCATGCTGTATTGCTTAGGAATATCCCTCCTGATCACTTATTTCCCAACCACAGGGTACAGGGCTTCAGTCAGCAGCAGGACGGGCAGGTGGTGATTGATTTTCAGCAACAGGAGCAGCAAACATTTGATCTGGTGGTGGGAGCCGACGGAATCAACTCTGTGATTCGTCAGCGAATCATAGGGGATGGAGAGCCACTTTTCAGAGGCTACAACATCTGGAGAGGTATTGCAGCGCTGGATGTGCCGCAGGGCTATGGTTCAGAAACCTGGGGCAGGGGAGCACGGGTAGGCATTGTACCCATCAGGGGCAGACAATTTGGCTGGTGGGCTACTCTGAACGAAACAGCAGGCGCAACTGACGAGCCGGAGGGTAGCCTGGATAAACTCAGGCGTATTTTTGGCGCCTGGCACCATCCCATTCCCCAGCTGTTTGATAACAGCCCGGCCATCATCAAAAATCCTTTGGGAGATCGGCTTCCCCAGAGAGGGTGGAGCCAGGGAAGGGTTACCTTGTTAGGCGATGCTGCCCATCCGACCACCCCTAACCTGGGGCAGGGGGCCTGCATGGCCATTGAAGGAGCTTACCTCCTAAGTGCCAGTCTGCACCAGTACCCATCGCATGAGCAGGCTTTTGCCCAATACGAAAAACTGCATTATCCCAGAACCAAAGATATTGTAGAACAGAGCCTGCTAAATGGCAAAATGGGGCAGCTGGAGCACCCATTGCTGGTTTCGCTCAGAAATGGCGTTGTAAAACTGATGCCCGACAAGCTATCAGCCAAAATGCTGGATAAGTATTTCAGCTATGATGTTACAAATGTACTGCCAGGCAGCTCCTAA
- a CDS encoding regulatory protein tetr (COG1309 Transcriptional regulator) produces MQTKEYILTNCTELFNRQGATATSLRQVAAYLDMSDGNLRYHFRTKEDLVTAIFQQMLQEMEVSINPAKVEDAALLEEVRKQFRTIFFTMYRFKFLFIESTLLLRQYEGFRKLFVELMEARRIFFLQFFTQYKAKGFFSNQYSELHYEMIFEQIFIISDNWIKYVELEKNTPSSIDKKIDHYIDLCLMLLEGLVE; encoded by the coding sequence ATGCAAACCAAAGAATATATCCTCACCAACTGTACGGAACTCTTTAACAGACAGGGAGCTACGGCCACATCACTCCGGCAGGTAGCGGCCTACCTTGATATGAGCGATGGAAATCTTAGGTATCACTTTAGAACAAAGGAAGATTTAGTTACAGCTATCTTTCAGCAGATGCTTCAGGAGATGGAGGTGAGTATAAACCCAGCAAAAGTAGAGGATGCAGCACTGCTTGAAGAAGTAAGAAAGCAGTTCCGTACCATCTTCTTTACCATGTACCGCTTCAAGTTTCTGTTCATAGAATCTACCCTGTTGCTCAGACAGTATGAGGGCTTCCGAAAATTATTCGTGGAGCTGATGGAAGCCCGCAGGATCTTTTTCCTGCAATTTTTCACCCAGTATAAAGCAAAAGGATTTTTCAGTAATCAATATAGCGAGCTGCACTATGAAATGATTTTTGAGCAGATCTTCATCATCTCTGATAACTGGATCAAATACGTTGAGCTGGAAAAAAATACTCCTTCCTCCATCGATAAAAAAATTGATCACTACATTGACCTGTGCCTGATGCTGCTGGAGGGACTGGTTGAATAA